The nucleotide sequence ATCGAAACCGTGTTTCTGATGGCCGATGAGCGTTTCTCACACGTCAGCAGTTCGTTGCTGAAACAGATCGCCGCGGTCAGTGACAGCGATCAACGTTTGGCAAAGTTCGTTCCGCCACCCGTTTTGGACGCGCTGCGACAACGAATGAGCGAATAACCAACGGCCGATGCGACAATTCAGGCCGCTCGTTTTTCTTTCTGCGATTCCGCGTTTTCGCTGTCCCCGCTGCGAACGCCGCCGCCGGAACCTTCGCCCGCCAACGCGTAACTGCCACGTTTGCGACGTCGCAGTCGCTGGTGCGATTCGGGTGCAAAACGATCGAACACGCTGCCCAAGAGATTGGGGCTGAAGCAGACGTATCCCCACAGCAGTCCGAACGCCACGCCGCCGATTCCGTCGGTAAAGAAATGGGCACCGCTTAACAATGGCTGCAACAGTTGGCCGGCACCGATGATGAAGAACAGCCAGCGACCGCGCGGCAGGATCACCCACAAACCGACGATCAATGCCGTCGCCGTGGCGACTTTGCCGCTAGGGAACGCGCGTGTCTGTGCGGCGAAGGTCGCGATCTGATCAAGGTCCCAATCAAACGCCCACAACCACGCATAGTCGGTGGTGGCCAAATCCAAGTTCAACGCGTGGGGTTTGGGCCGCAACACAAACAGTTTGGCCATCATGGCAACCGAACCACCGCCCAACGCCAAGGTCGCCAGTCGCGGAACTTGCCAGCGTTTGCCGGGAGCCATCAACATGATCCCCACCAACACCAAAAAGACGCCGATGCCGTGGGAAAATACCAGGGTCAGATCCAGGGCACTCTGAAAATCACTGGACCACCGCGTGTTGGCGACGTAGCGGGCGATCGGAACATCCGCCAGCGTCAACAGCGGCACCAGCAAGAACAGGAACGCCGACAACCACAGTAGAGTTCCGGGCCGATAAAACCCTTCGCCGACACCTTCGGTCATCGATACCGACGAACCACTGTTTCGGACACGCCACGACCCGCTGTCCTGGCGTGATGGTTGACGACGCGGCAACGGTTTCATCAACAATTCCAACGCCGACGCGCTCAACGCATCAACGGGAGCCGCGGGACGTTGACCGTCGCTCGGTGATTCGTGATCGGTGGATTGGGGATGATGAAGCATCGTGTCGATCCAGACCTCGTGATTCACCCATCAATTCCGCACGCCCCAAAGCCCAATCGTTGGGCGACGGCGTCGGGGTGAGTTTTGCGGAGGGTATTCAATGAACCACCCTGGTGAAAAGCCCATCCCGTCCGGCGATCCACCGCAATTCGGCCCCCAACTTTGCCCGCTTGCCTGCAACGCCTGTTTTCCAGTTTGCTTGCAATCACGGTTCGTCCCGCTTCGCTGTACTGCTGCTCGGTCTCGGCAAGAATCACTCCTGCAGAAGGCGCTGGTGAAAGCCCGAAAAAGCCCCGCCAATGATTCTTCACCGGCGGGGCGTCACGAAATTTGGTGCAGGAGCGACTGACAGAAACAGATCCAACGGTCAGCGGATCAAACGGCTTGCATCACATCAATCTCCTTGGCCAATCGCTTCCGCGCCACGTGCAGACGTCGCTTGATCGTTCCGACCGGCGCGGCAAACGCATCGCTCATTTCGACCAAGGTTTGCCCGTTCAGGTAAAACGCGTTCAGCGTGTCCCGATCCATCTCGTTCAATCGTCCGATACCGCTGCGAACTGCGGCGGCCTCTTCACGATCCTGGGCGAAGGTTTCGGGCGTTGCGTCGGCTGCACACGTTGCTTCCAAAGTCTCGGGATCACAAACGACCGCGCCGCGATGACGCGTGATGCGGTTGATCGCCATGCGGTGCAAGATCTGACGCAACCACCCGCCGAAAGCTTCCGGAACACGCAATTGATTGATCTTCTGCATCGCCTGCATGAAGACGTCTTGGGCCAATTCTTCGGCCTCGTCGCCGTCACGGACTTTTCGCATCGCCAACGCAACGATTCCGCCACGGTAACGTTCGAACAGTTCGCCAAAGGCTTCGCGATTTCCATCCTGGGCCGACTTCACCAGTTCAGCCACGCTGCATTGGCGAAGCTGGGCCGGAGACATTGGCTGTTCATCGATTGCATTCATCGTTGATTTCCTTTTCCCGATCCGCCTTGTCAGCCGATTCGTCTGGGCCAGCGTTCTGCTGGCCGCCGGTGACGATCGACGTGAATCCAAAAGGGGCGGATTCGGTGGGCGACGGCTTTCTTCGCTGCCGTCGCGGTGGGGTGTTTTGCTGGTTGTGTTTGGCTTCGTTGAACTTCGCGACTTGGCGATCGGTGGGATCCGAAAGTGGTGCGAAATTGCGTTGTCGTGGTGGCCGGCCTGGCGGCGGGGGTCGATCAAGACGACTTTGGCAAAACGGTGTTTCGTCGATGGTCACGGCCGAATTCGGGCGGACCTGACAAGGGAACCGATGTCCAAAGGCGTCAAACCGATTGCTTGGTTGACCGCGATGACCATGCCGACCGAATGCAGTGCGTTGTGAGAATCCAAACGTCCGATGACGGCTTCGTTTCAGTGCGAAGCATCACGGCCGATGGACCAACACAGCGGTGCCGGATCGGAAGGCGATTTCAGCGACGGTCAAAACGTTGGATGTGTCGTGTCAGCCGTGACGTGCGAGGGTTTTCCGCACGACCAAGGCCGGCGATCGACATCAGCCGCAGCGTTTGCCAAGCGTCGGTTTCAATCGCCCTGTGCCGATCGAGCCCTGCGTTGTCACCGGCACCAAAATGGGCCGGCCCGGACAACGCGGGTGCATGCGATCCGACAAGACATCCAGACCTGACGACATCGAACCCGATAGGTGTCGATGTGATCTGGATGAGAACAGCCACTGCCAATCAATCCCGTCACGCAGATAACTGCGAATCAAACGGGTGGCGGTCTGCAATGCGGCGGCAAACGCACCCATGACGCGATTCGTGCGTACTTCGACAACTGCAAAGACGCGAACGACGACGGCGGCGGCTTGTTCCAAACGCATTTCAAACCTCCCGGCACCCTTTGTTTTGGGTGCGGCAGCAAAACAAAAAAACGATGAAGTTGATGGGTTGGGCAGAGCCGGTGGCTCCAACCCAGGCGACGGTCAGGATACGATTCCACCACGCCAACGGATTAACCGCGGTGTGGCAAACAACATCAACCGTCGCAAAAAAGGATACTCCTGGGGAGCAACGGGGACCAGCGAAAAGCGGATCCAGCCGCCACCCAATCTCAGGGATCGGTCGTAAGGACGCCCAGGGCAAGGGAAGGTTCGCGGATAAAAACCTGTTTTTCGTTTTTCCAGGAATTTTCTTTTTGCCCCGGCGGACATTCGCGATTCGTACCACGTTCATTCGCGCCGATTCGGTTCGCAACGTAGGTGACGGCCGCCCGACGAACCACGCCGCGGCCGACTTTTCCCACTCAAGTACCCCACACCGATGACGGACCAGCGGTCAACCATCAGCGCGACTTCAACCGGATGGGTGGATTTAGTTCTGCCGCCGACCTGTGTCTTGTGCAGCCGACAAACCCTGGGTGGCGGCGACTTTTGCCAGGATTGTCTGACCCGTTTGGCCGTTTCACGTCCAAAAATGCGGTTGGGATGCCGGTGGTGCGGAGTGCCCGGCGGGGCATCAGCCGCCAAAACCGGTCGCTGCACCGCGTGTGGTGGTGATGCGTCAGGCCCCGGCAAAGGCTGGCGAATCGACCGCACCCATGCGCTTTGGTCCTACGAAGAAGCGGTTCGGGGCATGGTCGTCGCTTCAAAATATGGCCGCCATGCGGCGATCGCCGTCGCCGCGGCGGGACACTTGGCGTCGGAGATTCTCCGGGATCATCGCGGCGACATGGATCCGTTGCCCGACGTGGTGACCTATGTGCCGTCGTACTGGACACGCCGGTTGTCGCGTGGTGGT is from Crateriforma conspicua and encodes:
- a CDS encoding phosphatase PAP2 family protein, producing MLHHPQSTDHESPSDGQRPAAPVDALSASALELLMKPLPRRQPSRQDSGSWRVRNSGSSVSMTEGVGEGFYRPGTLLWLSAFLFLLVPLLTLADVPIARYVANTRWSSDFQSALDLTLVFSHGIGVFLVLVGIMLMAPGKRWQVPRLATLALGGGSVAMMAKLFVLRPKPHALNLDLATTDYAWLWAFDWDLDQIATFAAQTRAFPSGKVATATALIVGLWVILPRGRWLFFIIGAGQLLQPLLSGAHFFTDGIGGVAFGLLWGYVCFSPNLLGSVFDRFAPESHQRLRRRKRGSYALAGEGSGGGVRSGDSENAESQKEKRAA
- a CDS encoding RNA polymerase sigma factor, with the protein product MNAIDEQPMSPAQLRQCSVAELVKSAQDGNREAFGELFERYRGGIVALAMRKVRDGDEAEELAQDVFMQAMQKINQLRVPEAFGGWLRQILHRMAINRITRHRGAVVCDPETLEATCAADATPETFAQDREEAAAVRSGIGRLNEMDRDTLNAFYLNGQTLVEMSDAFAAPVGTIKRRLHVARKRLAKEIDVMQAV
- a CDS encoding double zinc ribbon domain-containing protein, whose product is MTDQRSTISATSTGWVDLVLPPTCVLCSRQTLGGGDFCQDCLTRLAVSRPKMRLGCRWCGVPGGASAAKTGRCTACGGDASGPGKGWRIDRTHALWSYEEAVRGMVVASKYGRHAAIAVAAAGHLASEILRDHRGDMDPLPDVVTYVPSYWTRRLSRGGCSAETLAVTVANKLDRPFVSILRARRPIAKQAWLGDRQRISNVRDAFVVKKSYLPTDRFGRAPSGRIKGGHVMIVDDVMTSGATTNEVARVLKLAGADRVSVGVIARAIRQ